The Myxococcaceae bacterium JPH2 genome has a window encoding:
- a CDS encoding exonuclease SbcCD subunit D C-terminal domain-containing protein, with amino-acid sequence MRLLHTSDWHLGHTLYDVSREAEHAAFLDWLLDTLEAESVDALLVAGDIFDTANPGAEAQAAWYQFVARARRRRPRLDVVVVGGNHDSAARLDAPDPLFAALGVRVVGGLPRAKGALDLERLLVPLHDARGRVGAWVAAVPYLRPSDLPPVSADEGDRLVAGVRAIYAEVLEAARHRRQPGQALVAMGHCYMTGSELSVLSERKILGGNQHALPVDLFPEDVAYAALGHLHKAQRVGAREGVRYSGSPLPLSLSEAHYRHQVLCVELEGEALGEVRSLPVPRTTSMVRVPARDAAPLEEVLKALADLPEWVPGTAEWTRPYLEVCVALPRPEPALRHKVEHALEGRAARLVKLTPAYTGAGGALADAQPTLSLRERTPEDVFRARHARDYAEPPSRGLLESFHTLLTQVQEDAS; translated from the coding sequence ATGCGCCTGCTGCACACGTCGGACTGGCACCTGGGACACACGCTGTACGACGTCTCTCGGGAGGCGGAGCACGCCGCGTTCCTCGACTGGCTCCTGGACACGCTGGAGGCGGAGTCCGTGGATGCGCTCCTGGTGGCCGGGGACATCTTCGACACGGCCAATCCTGGCGCGGAGGCGCAGGCCGCCTGGTACCAGTTCGTGGCGCGGGCGCGGCGTCGCCGGCCTCGGCTGGACGTGGTGGTGGTGGGCGGGAACCACGACTCGGCGGCGCGGCTGGATGCGCCGGATCCGCTGTTCGCCGCGTTGGGGGTGCGCGTGGTGGGAGGGCTGCCTCGCGCGAAGGGCGCGCTGGACCTGGAGCGATTGCTGGTGCCGCTGCACGACGCGCGTGGGCGCGTGGGCGCGTGGGTGGCGGCGGTGCCGTACCTGCGACCGTCGGACCTGCCGCCCGTGTCCGCCGACGAGGGCGACCGGTTGGTGGCCGGTGTGCGCGCCATCTACGCGGAGGTGCTGGAGGCCGCGAGGCACCGACGCCAGCCTGGCCAGGCGCTGGTGGCCATGGGCCATTGCTACATGACGGGCTCGGAGCTGTCGGTGCTGAGCGAGCGGAAGATATTGGGCGGCAACCAGCACGCGTTGCCGGTGGACCTCTTCCCGGAGGACGTGGCCTACGCGGCGCTGGGCCACCTGCATAAAGCGCAGCGGGTTGGCGCGCGCGAGGGGGTCCGCTACAGCGGCTCGCCGCTGCCCTTGTCGCTCTCGGAGGCCCACTATCGGCATCAGGTGCTGTGCGTGGAGCTGGAGGGCGAGGCACTCGGGGAGGTGCGGTCGCTTCCGGTGCCGCGCACCACGTCCATGGTGCGCGTGCCCGCTCGGGACGCCGCGCCGCTGGAGGAGGTGCTGAAGGCGCTGGCCGACCTGCCCGAGTGGGTGCCGGGGACGGCGGAGTGGACGCGGCCGTACCTGGAGGTGTGCGTGGCCCTGCCTCGGCCGGAGCCCGCGCTGCGGCACAAGGTGGAGCACGCGTTGGAGGGCCGTGCGGCGCGGCTGGTGAAGTTGACGCCCGCGTACACGGGCGCGGGCGGCGCGCTGGCGGATGCCCAGCCGACGTTGTCCCTGCGTGAGCGCACCCCCGAGGATGTGTTCCGGGCGCGCCATGCGCGTGACTACGCGGAGCCGCCCTCACGCGGGCTCCTGGAGTCCTTCCACACGCTGCTGACGCAGGTGCAGGAGGACGCGTCATGA
- a CDS encoding AAA family ATPase, translating to MKILAIRGRNLTSFAGEFELALDAPPLDRLGLFAITGATGAGKSTLLDAMCLALFDRTPRLAGRGGAPVGRADEEDDARLLAYDVRGVLRRGAGEGFAEVDFLGRDGKRYRARWSVWRARNKAEGRFRPQEMSLTELAGGQQHGRTKGEVLTAIQERLGLSFDQFRRSALLAQGEFAAFLRADATERAELLERMTGTEVYSRVSVAAHEKNRQEQELLAKRAQGLAAIALLSDAEREAARARLGEEEVARAGAEVRLREAEGAATWYGARAELVHAEETARTREAGAATALDAAAPRVEALERVRAAEAFRAAVTAGDAAERRLDEARSGEAARLREVDVAREESGARRRVLTQAEAERAEAVAADEAARPELEEATRLDARLAQAARDADEAAQRAAATREAEAAARSELEAVQGRVATERTAMEAARTWLTDRAAWEVLAAEWPRWQRELDRYEAEATNEARARGEVERLLPEATRRREAVAQRELEHQAAVRAEEMAQAAATHADAAMGEDTGAARRALREALLARREALRALEAAHRGAREEGDAARDAERETHDASEAVARADAEAREASTQRGAQDAALREARRALSRAQATQGFASHRAALRDGEPCELCGATEHPYAREGAVLEGLVAESAARVETLEAERAGLERAEADASARRAAATTRLSHAEERRRIAMTRKSAHLEAWARTRADYLDIRAGTAPTVGLRHAKDAALASSDARGPGAAQVPEDGASPEAGAWLVSTSEDVRARLAAAKAEEEAAESRARAARESREALEAQRTRREAAAEALRKAEELRTRAEQSLQEALQLVDAAVEARRAGVQELTPLFPTDAGWADKLAADPATFRRKCGDRVNLWRSRVEAQEQARERLDAEQRQYAKAEAWVEARRGEAEAQARVSAAKAAERAAVAQSRAALLHGRSTESVRAALRTRLDSAQQAHDRARDAAESARHAETVAQARAEDAVRATADAAKALDAARAELEARLASQGTTLEAVRALLSRDAAWCEAEGRALQALREALGQARAVLEERGARRMAHEASGAPALAEADVAATCERLRADAEARRRAEADLRARLTQDDAARERHGAEARELEQRRSEAEVWKALSDLIGSHDGRKFKIFAQSLTLDALLLHANAHLTELARRYRLMRVPGHDLDLQVVDQDMGDEVRSVASLSGGESFLVSLALALGLASLSSETTQVETLFIDEGFGTLDPETLEVALATLDALQATGRQVGIISHVSGLAERLGVQVRVVKQGGGRSRLVVEGEPGMVPSAIQVA from the coding sequence ATGAAGATCCTGGCGATTCGCGGGCGCAACCTGACGAGCTTCGCCGGGGAGTTCGAGCTGGCGCTGGATGCGCCGCCGCTCGACCGACTGGGCCTGTTCGCCATCACGGGCGCGACCGGTGCGGGCAAGAGCACGCTGCTGGATGCCATGTGTCTGGCGCTGTTCGACCGCACGCCCCGGTTGGCTGGGCGTGGCGGCGCGCCGGTGGGGCGGGCGGACGAGGAGGACGACGCGCGGCTGCTCGCGTACGACGTGCGCGGTGTGCTGCGGCGCGGGGCGGGCGAGGGCTTCGCGGAGGTGGACTTCCTGGGGCGCGACGGCAAGCGCTACCGGGCGCGCTGGAGCGTGTGGCGCGCGCGCAACAAGGCCGAGGGTCGCTTCCGGCCGCAGGAGATGAGCCTCACGGAGCTTGCCGGCGGACAGCAGCACGGCCGCACCAAGGGCGAGGTGCTGACGGCCATTCAAGAGCGGCTGGGGCTGTCGTTCGATCAGTTCCGTCGCTCGGCGCTGCTGGCCCAGGGAGAGTTCGCGGCGTTCCTTCGCGCGGACGCCACCGAGCGTGCGGAGCTGCTGGAGCGGATGACGGGCACGGAGGTGTACAGCCGTGTCTCGGTGGCCGCGCACGAGAAGAACCGCCAGGAGCAGGAGTTGTTGGCGAAGCGCGCGCAGGGGCTGGCTGCCATCGCGCTGCTGTCGGATGCGGAGCGCGAGGCGGCGCGCGCGAGGTTGGGTGAAGAGGAGGTCGCGCGAGCCGGTGCGGAGGTGCGGCTGCGCGAAGCCGAGGGGGCAGCGACCTGGTACGGGGCTCGCGCGGAGCTGGTGCACGCGGAGGAGACGGCGCGGACCCGCGAGGCGGGCGCGGCGACGGCGTTGGACGCGGCGGCGCCTCGGGTGGAGGCACTGGAGCGCGTGCGCGCGGCGGAGGCATTCCGCGCGGCGGTGACGGCGGGCGACGCGGCGGAGCGCCGGCTCGATGAAGCACGGAGCGGCGAGGCCGCACGCTTGCGCGAGGTGGACGTCGCCCGGGAGGAGTCCGGTGCGCGGCGGCGGGTGCTGACCCAGGCGGAGGCGGAGCGCGCGGAGGCGGTGGCGGCGGACGAGGCGGCGCGGCCGGAGCTGGAGGAGGCGACGCGGCTGGACGCGCGGCTCGCGCAGGCCGCGCGCGATGCGGACGAGGCCGCTCAGCGGGCCGCGGCGACGCGAGAGGCCGAGGCTGCGGCGCGCAGCGAGCTGGAGGCCGTGCAAGGTCGCGTGGCGACGGAGCGCACGGCGATGGAGGCGGCGCGGACGTGGCTGACCGACCGCGCGGCCTGGGAGGTGCTGGCGGCGGAGTGGCCGCGGTGGCAGCGCGAGCTGGACCGCTACGAGGCGGAGGCGACGAACGAAGCTCGGGCACGCGGGGAAGTGGAGCGCTTGCTGCCCGAGGCGACCCGACGGCGCGAGGCCGTGGCGCAGCGCGAACTGGAGCACCAGGCCGCGGTGCGCGCGGAGGAGATGGCGCAGGCCGCGGCCACTCATGCCGACGCGGCCATGGGTGAGGACACGGGCGCGGCACGGCGAGCCCTGCGCGAGGCGCTGCTGGCCCGGCGCGAGGCCCTGCGAGCACTGGAGGCCGCGCACCGTGGGGCCCGAGAGGAGGGCGATGCCGCGCGCGACGCGGAGCGGGAGACCCACGACGCAAGCGAAGCCGTGGCGCGAGCGGACGCCGAGGCACGCGAGGCGTCGACCCAGCGAGGGGCGCAGGACGCGGCCCTGAGAGAGGCGCGGCGAGCGCTCTCGCGAGCACAGGCCACGCAGGGATTCGCCTCGCACCGAGCGGCCCTGCGCGACGGCGAGCCGTGCGAGCTGTGTGGCGCGACAGAGCATCCCTATGCCCGCGAGGGAGCGGTGCTGGAGGGGTTGGTCGCGGAGTCGGCGGCGCGCGTGGAAACGCTCGAGGCCGAACGCGCGGGGCTGGAGCGTGCGGAGGCGGACGCGAGCGCGCGTCGAGCGGCGGCGACCACTCGCTTGTCGCACGCGGAGGAGCGGCGTCGTATCGCGATGACCCGAAAGTCCGCGCACCTCGAAGCCTGGGCGCGAACTCGAGCGGACTACCTCGACATCCGTGCGGGCACTGCGCCGACAGTCGGTCTGCGCCATGCGAAGGACGCGGCGCTGGCGTCCAGCGACGCCCGAGGTCCGGGTGCGGCCCAGGTGCCGGAGGACGGCGCTTCTCCCGAGGCGGGAGCGTGGCTGGTCTCCACGAGCGAGGACGTGCGGGCGCGGCTCGCCGCGGCGAAGGCGGAAGAGGAAGCGGCTGAGAGCCGGGCTCGGGCCGCGCGCGAGTCTCGCGAGGCGCTGGAGGCTCAGCGCACCCGGCGCGAAGCCGCGGCGGAGGCCCTTCGCAAAGCAGAGGAGCTGCGGACACGCGCCGAGCAGTCATTGCAGGAGGCGCTCCAACTCGTCGATGCCGCGGTGGAGGCACGGCGCGCGGGGGTCCAGGAGCTGACGCCCTTGTTCCCCACGGACGCGGGCTGGGCGGACAAGCTGGCCGCCGACCCCGCTACCTTCCGGCGCAAGTGCGGCGACCGGGTGAACCTGTGGCGCTCGCGCGTGGAGGCCCAGGAGCAGGCTCGGGAGCGGCTGGACGCGGAGCAGCGGCAGTACGCCAAGGCTGAGGCTTGGGTGGAGGCTCGGCGAGGCGAGGCCGAGGCTCAGGCCCGCGTGTCAGCGGCGAAGGCCGCGGAGCGCGCGGCGGTGGCCCAATCACGCGCGGCGCTGCTCCACGGGCGCTCGACAGAGTCCGTGCGCGCGGCGCTGCGAACCCGGCTGGACTCGGCCCAACAGGCGCACGACCGGGCCCGCGATGCCGCCGAGTCCGCGCGGCACGCGGAGACGGTGGCCCAGGCTCGCGCGGAGGACGCGGTGCGAGCCACGGCCGATGCCGCGAAGGCCCTCGATGCCGCCCGAGCCGAGTTGGAGGCGCGGCTGGCGAGCCAGGGGACCACGCTGGAGGCCGTCCGTGCCCTGCTGTCGCGAGACGCGGCGTGGTGCGAGGCCGAGGGTCGGGCGCTCCAGGCGCTGCGCGAGGCCCTGGGGCAGGCGCGCGCGGTGCTGGAGGAGCGAGGGGCGCGGCGGATGGCGCACGAGGCCTCGGGCGCTCCCGCGTTGGCGGAGGCGGACGTGGCGGCCACCTGTGAGCGCCTGCGCGCGGATGCCGAGGCGAGACGGCGCGCCGAGGCCGACCTGCGCGCGCGACTCACGCAGGACGACGCGGCCCGCGAGCGCCACGGTGCGGAGGCGCGGGAGCTGGAGCAGCGCCGGAGCGAGGCCGAGGTCTGGAAGGCGCTGAGCGACCTCATCGGCTCGCACGATGGCCGCAAGTTCAAGATCTTCGCGCAGAGCCTGACGCTGGATGCACTCCTGCTGCACGCCAACGCACACCTGACGGAGCTGGCGCGGCGCTACCGGCTGATGCGCGTGCCGGGGCACGACTTGGACCTCCAGGTGGTGGACCAGGACATGGGCGAC